One Anser cygnoides isolate HZ-2024a breed goose chromosome 6, Taihu_goose_T2T_genome, whole genome shotgun sequence genomic region harbors:
- the HNRNPA3 gene encoding heterogeneous nuclear ribonucleoprotein A3 isoform X3, producing the protein MAALKEERDVEDYKRKGRRSSQQKYRRLNKGHEPKEPEQLRKLFIGGLSFETTDDSLREHFEKWGTLTDCVVMRDPQTKRSRGFGFVTYSCVEEVDAAMSARPHKVDGRVVEPKRAVSREDSVKPGAHLTVKKIFVGGIKEDTEEYNLREYFEKYGKIETIEVMEDRQSGKKRGFAFVTFDDHDTVDKIVVQKYHTINGHNCEVKKALSKQEMQTASSQRAKYFVGRGGGSGNFMGRGNFGGGGGNFGRGGNFGGRGGYGGGGGGGGSRGSFGGGDGYNGFGDGGNYGGGPGYGSRGGYGGGGGPGYGNPGGGYGGGGGGYDGYNEGGNFGGNYGGSGNYNDFGNYSGQQQSNYGPMKGGGSFGGRSSGSPYGGGYGSGSGSGGYGGRRF; encoded by the exons ATGGCTGCtcttaaggaagagagagatgTGGAAGACtacaagagaaaaggaagacGATCCTCACAG CAGAAATACCGTAGACTGAATAAG GGCCATGAGCCTAAGGAGCCAGAGCAGTTGAGAAAGCTGTTCATTGGAGGTCTGAGCTTTGAAACAACAGATGATAGCTTGAGAGAACACTTTGAAAAATGGGGCACACTCACGGACTGTGTG GTGATGAGAGACCCACAAACAAAACGTTCCAGAGGCTTTGGCTTTGTGACTTACTCTTGTGTGGAAGAGGTGGATGCTGCCATGAGTGCTCGACCACATAAGGTCGATGGACGCGTGGTTGAACCAAAGAGAGCAGTTTCAAGGGAG GATTCTGTAAAACCTGGGGCACatctcacagtaaagaaaatatttgttggtGGAATTAAAGAAGATACAGAAGAATATAACTTAAGGGagtactttgaaaaatatggCAAGATTGAAACCATCGAAGTCATGGAAGACAGGCAAAGCGGAAAGAAAAGAGGCTTCGCTTTTGTAACTTTTGATGATCATGATACAGTTGATAAAATTGTTG TTCAGAAATATCATACTATAAATGGACATAACTGTGAAGTGAAAAAAGCACTCTCAAAACAAGAGATGCAGACTGCTAGCTCTCAGAGAG caaaatattttgtaggtCGTGGGGGTGGCTCAGGCAATTTCATGGGTCGTGGAAATTTTGGAGGCGGTGGAGGAAACTTTGGCCGAGGAGGAAACTTTGGTGGAAGAG GCGGAtatgggggtggtggtggcggtggtgggAGCAGAGGAAGCTTTGGGGGTGGTGACGGATACAATGGATTTGGTGATG GTGGTAACTATGGAGGTGGTCCTGGGTATGGCAGCAGAGGAGGTtatggtggtggtggaggaccAGGATATGGAAACCCAGGTGGTGGAtatggaggtggaggaggaggatatGATGGCTACAACGAAGGAGGAAATTTTGGAG gTAATTATGGTGGCAGTGGAAACTACAATGATTTTGGCAATTACAGTGGACAGCAGCAGTCTAACTATGGTCCCATGAAAGGTGGTGGCAGCTTTGGTGGTAGAAGTTCAGGCAGTCCCTATGGTG GTGGTTATGGATCTGGAAGTGGAAGTGGGGGCTATGGTGGTAGAAGATTCTAA
- the HNRNPA3 gene encoding heterogeneous nuclear ribonucleoprotein A3 isoform X6, whose amino-acid sequence MAALKEERDVEDYKRKGRRSSQGHEPKEPEQLRKLFIGGLSFETTDDSLREHFEKWGTLTDCVVMRDPQTKRSRGFGFVTYSCVEEVDAAMSARPHKVDGRVVEPKRAVSREDSVKPGAHLTVKKIFVGGIKEDTEEYNLREYFEKYGKIETIEVMEDRQSGKKRGFAFVTFDDHDTVDKIVVQKYHTINGHNCEVKKALSKQEMQTASSQRAKYFVGRGGGSGNFMGRGNFGGGGGNFGRGGNFGGRGGYGGGGGGGGSRGSFGGGDGYNGFGDGGNYGGGPGYGSRGGYGGGGGPGYGNPGGGYGGGGGGYDGYNEGGNFGGGNYGGSGNYNDFGNYSGQQQSNYGPMKGGGSFGGRSSGSPYGGGYGSGSGSGGYGGRRF is encoded by the exons ATGGCTGCtcttaaggaagagagagatgTGGAAGACtacaagagaaaaggaagacGATCCTCACAG GGCCATGAGCCTAAGGAGCCAGAGCAGTTGAGAAAGCTGTTCATTGGAGGTCTGAGCTTTGAAACAACAGATGATAGCTTGAGAGAACACTTTGAAAAATGGGGCACACTCACGGACTGTGTG GTGATGAGAGACCCACAAACAAAACGTTCCAGAGGCTTTGGCTTTGTGACTTACTCTTGTGTGGAAGAGGTGGATGCTGCCATGAGTGCTCGACCACATAAGGTCGATGGACGCGTGGTTGAACCAAAGAGAGCAGTTTCAAGGGAG GATTCTGTAAAACCTGGGGCACatctcacagtaaagaaaatatttgttggtGGAATTAAAGAAGATACAGAAGAATATAACTTAAGGGagtactttgaaaaatatggCAAGATTGAAACCATCGAAGTCATGGAAGACAGGCAAAGCGGAAAGAAAAGAGGCTTCGCTTTTGTAACTTTTGATGATCATGATACAGTTGATAAAATTGTTG TTCAGAAATATCATACTATAAATGGACATAACTGTGAAGTGAAAAAAGCACTCTCAAAACAAGAGATGCAGACTGCTAGCTCTCAGAGAG caaaatattttgtaggtCGTGGGGGTGGCTCAGGCAATTTCATGGGTCGTGGAAATTTTGGAGGCGGTGGAGGAAACTTTGGCCGAGGAGGAAACTTTGGTGGAAGAG GCGGAtatgggggtggtggtggcggtggtgggAGCAGAGGAAGCTTTGGGGGTGGTGACGGATACAATGGATTTGGTGATG GTGGTAACTATGGAGGTGGTCCTGGGTATGGCAGCAGAGGAGGTtatggtggtggtggaggaccAGGATATGGAAACCCAGGTGGTGGAtatggaggtggaggaggaggatatGATGGCTACAACGAAGGAGGAAATTTTGGAGGTG gTAATTATGGTGGCAGTGGAAACTACAATGATTTTGGCAATTACAGTGGACAGCAGCAGTCTAACTATGGTCCCATGAAAGGTGGTGGCAGCTTTGGTGGTAGAAGTTCAGGCAGTCCCTATGGTG GTGGTTATGGATCTGGAAGTGGAAGTGGGGGCTATGGTGGTAGAAGATTCTAA
- the HNRNPA3 gene encoding heterogeneous nuclear ribonucleoprotein A3 isoform X1: MAALKEERDVEDYKRKGRRSSQQKYRRLNKGHEPKEPEQLRKLFIGGLSFETTDDSLREHFEKWGTLTDCVVMRDPQTKRSRGFGFVTYSCVEEVDAAMSARPHKVDGRVVEPKRAVSREDSVKPGAHLTVKKIFVGGIKEDTEEYNLREYFEKYGKIETIEVMEDRQSGKKRGFAFVTFDDHDTVDKIVVQKYHTINGHNCEVKKALSKQEMQTASSQRAKYFVGRGGGSGNFMGRGNFGGGGGNFGRGGNFGGRGGYGGGGGGGGSRGSFGGGDGYNGFGDGGNYGGGPGYGSRGGYGGGGGPGYGNPGGGYGGGGGGYDGYNEGGNFGGGNYGGSGNYNDFGNYSGQQQSNYGPMKGGGSFGGRSSGSPYGGGYGSGSGSGGYGGRRF, encoded by the exons ATGGCTGCtcttaaggaagagagagatgTGGAAGACtacaagagaaaaggaagacGATCCTCACAG CAGAAATACCGTAGACTGAATAAG GGCCATGAGCCTAAGGAGCCAGAGCAGTTGAGAAAGCTGTTCATTGGAGGTCTGAGCTTTGAAACAACAGATGATAGCTTGAGAGAACACTTTGAAAAATGGGGCACACTCACGGACTGTGTG GTGATGAGAGACCCACAAACAAAACGTTCCAGAGGCTTTGGCTTTGTGACTTACTCTTGTGTGGAAGAGGTGGATGCTGCCATGAGTGCTCGACCACATAAGGTCGATGGACGCGTGGTTGAACCAAAGAGAGCAGTTTCAAGGGAG GATTCTGTAAAACCTGGGGCACatctcacagtaaagaaaatatttgttggtGGAATTAAAGAAGATACAGAAGAATATAACTTAAGGGagtactttgaaaaatatggCAAGATTGAAACCATCGAAGTCATGGAAGACAGGCAAAGCGGAAAGAAAAGAGGCTTCGCTTTTGTAACTTTTGATGATCATGATACAGTTGATAAAATTGTTG TTCAGAAATATCATACTATAAATGGACATAACTGTGAAGTGAAAAAAGCACTCTCAAAACAAGAGATGCAGACTGCTAGCTCTCAGAGAG caaaatattttgtaggtCGTGGGGGTGGCTCAGGCAATTTCATGGGTCGTGGAAATTTTGGAGGCGGTGGAGGAAACTTTGGCCGAGGAGGAAACTTTGGTGGAAGAG GCGGAtatgggggtggtggtggcggtggtgggAGCAGAGGAAGCTTTGGGGGTGGTGACGGATACAATGGATTTGGTGATG GTGGTAACTATGGAGGTGGTCCTGGGTATGGCAGCAGAGGAGGTtatggtggtggtggaggaccAGGATATGGAAACCCAGGTGGTGGAtatggaggtggaggaggaggatatGATGGCTACAACGAAGGAGGAAATTTTGGAGGTG gTAATTATGGTGGCAGTGGAAACTACAATGATTTTGGCAATTACAGTGGACAGCAGCAGTCTAACTATGGTCCCATGAAAGGTGGTGGCAGCTTTGGTGGTAGAAGTTCAGGCAGTCCCTATGGTG GTGGTTATGGATCTGGAAGTGGAAGTGGGGGCTATGGTGGTAGAAGATTCTAA
- the HNRNPA3 gene encoding heterogeneous nuclear ribonucleoprotein A3 isoform X8 encodes MAALKEERDVEDYKRKGRRSSQQKYRRLNKGHEPKEPEQLRKLFIGGLSFETTDDSLREHFEKWGTLTDCVVMRDPQTKRSRGFGFVTYSCVEEVDAAMSARPHKVDGRVVEPKRAVSREDSVKPGAHLTVKKIFVGGIKEDTEEYNLREYFEKYGKIETIEVMEDRQSGKKRGFAFVTFDDHDTVDKIVVQKYHTINGHNCEVKKALSKQEMQTASSQRGRGGGSGNFMGRGNFGGGGGNFGRGGNFGGRGGNYGGGPGYGSRGGYGGGGGPGYGNPGGGYGGGGGGYDGYNEGGNFGGGNYGGSGNYNDFGNYSGQQQSNYGPMKGGGSFGGRSSGSPYGGGYGSGSGSGGYGGRRF; translated from the exons ATGGCTGCtcttaaggaagagagagatgTGGAAGACtacaagagaaaaggaagacGATCCTCACAG CAGAAATACCGTAGACTGAATAAG GGCCATGAGCCTAAGGAGCCAGAGCAGTTGAGAAAGCTGTTCATTGGAGGTCTGAGCTTTGAAACAACAGATGATAGCTTGAGAGAACACTTTGAAAAATGGGGCACACTCACGGACTGTGTG GTGATGAGAGACCCACAAACAAAACGTTCCAGAGGCTTTGGCTTTGTGACTTACTCTTGTGTGGAAGAGGTGGATGCTGCCATGAGTGCTCGACCACATAAGGTCGATGGACGCGTGGTTGAACCAAAGAGAGCAGTTTCAAGGGAG GATTCTGTAAAACCTGGGGCACatctcacagtaaagaaaatatttgttggtGGAATTAAAGAAGATACAGAAGAATATAACTTAAGGGagtactttgaaaaatatggCAAGATTGAAACCATCGAAGTCATGGAAGACAGGCAAAGCGGAAAGAAAAGAGGCTTCGCTTTTGTAACTTTTGATGATCATGATACAGTTGATAAAATTGTTG TTCAGAAATATCATACTATAAATGGACATAACTGTGAAGTGAAAAAAGCACTCTCAAAACAAGAGATGCAGACTGCTAGCTCTCAGAGAG gtCGTGGGGGTGGCTCAGGCAATTTCATGGGTCGTGGAAATTTTGGAGGCGGTGGAGGAAACTTTGGCCGAGGAGGAAACTTTGGTGGAAGAG GTGGTAACTATGGAGGTGGTCCTGGGTATGGCAGCAGAGGAGGTtatggtggtggtggaggaccAGGATATGGAAACCCAGGTGGTGGAtatggaggtggaggaggaggatatGATGGCTACAACGAAGGAGGAAATTTTGGAGGTG gTAATTATGGTGGCAGTGGAAACTACAATGATTTTGGCAATTACAGTGGACAGCAGCAGTCTAACTATGGTCCCATGAAAGGTGGTGGCAGCTTTGGTGGTAGAAGTTCAGGCAGTCCCTATGGTG GTGGTTATGGATCTGGAAGTGGAAGTGGGGGCTATGGTGGTAGAAGATTCTAA
- the HNRNPA3 gene encoding heterogeneous nuclear ribonucleoprotein A3 isoform X7 has protein sequence MAALKEERDVEDYKRKGRRSSQQKYRRLNKGHEPKEPEQLRKLFIGGLSFETTDDSLREHFEKWGTLTDCVVMRDPQTKRSRGFGFVTYSCVEEVDAAMSARPHKVDGRVVEPKRAVSREDSVKPGAHLTVKKIFVGGIKEDTEEYNLREYFEKYGKIETIEVMEDRQSGKKRGFAFVTFDDHDTVDKIVVQKYHTINGHNCEVKKALSKQEMQTASSQRAKYFVGRGGGSGNFMGRGNFGGGGGNFGRGGNFGGRGGNYGGGPGYGSRGGYGGGGGPGYGNPGGGYGGGGGGYDGYNEGGNFGGGNYGGSGNYNDFGNYSGQQQSNYGPMKGGGSFGGRSSGSPYGGGYGSGSGSGGYGGRRF, from the exons ATGGCTGCtcttaaggaagagagagatgTGGAAGACtacaagagaaaaggaagacGATCCTCACAG CAGAAATACCGTAGACTGAATAAG GGCCATGAGCCTAAGGAGCCAGAGCAGTTGAGAAAGCTGTTCATTGGAGGTCTGAGCTTTGAAACAACAGATGATAGCTTGAGAGAACACTTTGAAAAATGGGGCACACTCACGGACTGTGTG GTGATGAGAGACCCACAAACAAAACGTTCCAGAGGCTTTGGCTTTGTGACTTACTCTTGTGTGGAAGAGGTGGATGCTGCCATGAGTGCTCGACCACATAAGGTCGATGGACGCGTGGTTGAACCAAAGAGAGCAGTTTCAAGGGAG GATTCTGTAAAACCTGGGGCACatctcacagtaaagaaaatatttgttggtGGAATTAAAGAAGATACAGAAGAATATAACTTAAGGGagtactttgaaaaatatggCAAGATTGAAACCATCGAAGTCATGGAAGACAGGCAAAGCGGAAAGAAAAGAGGCTTCGCTTTTGTAACTTTTGATGATCATGATACAGTTGATAAAATTGTTG TTCAGAAATATCATACTATAAATGGACATAACTGTGAAGTGAAAAAAGCACTCTCAAAACAAGAGATGCAGACTGCTAGCTCTCAGAGAG caaaatattttgtaggtCGTGGGGGTGGCTCAGGCAATTTCATGGGTCGTGGAAATTTTGGAGGCGGTGGAGGAAACTTTGGCCGAGGAGGAAACTTTGGTGGAAGAG GTGGTAACTATGGAGGTGGTCCTGGGTATGGCAGCAGAGGAGGTtatggtggtggtggaggaccAGGATATGGAAACCCAGGTGGTGGAtatggaggtggaggaggaggatatGATGGCTACAACGAAGGAGGAAATTTTGGAGGTG gTAATTATGGTGGCAGTGGAAACTACAATGATTTTGGCAATTACAGTGGACAGCAGCAGTCTAACTATGGTCCCATGAAAGGTGGTGGCAGCTTTGGTGGTAGAAGTTCAGGCAGTCCCTATGGTG GTGGTTATGGATCTGGAAGTGGAAGTGGGGGCTATGGTGGTAGAAGATTCTAA
- the HNRNPA3 gene encoding heterogeneous nuclear ribonucleoprotein A3 isoform X2, which translates to MAALKEERDVEDYKRKGRRSSQKYRRLNKGHEPKEPEQLRKLFIGGLSFETTDDSLREHFEKWGTLTDCVVMRDPQTKRSRGFGFVTYSCVEEVDAAMSARPHKVDGRVVEPKRAVSREDSVKPGAHLTVKKIFVGGIKEDTEEYNLREYFEKYGKIETIEVMEDRQSGKKRGFAFVTFDDHDTVDKIVVQKYHTINGHNCEVKKALSKQEMQTASSQRAKYFVGRGGGSGNFMGRGNFGGGGGNFGRGGNFGGRGGYGGGGGGGGSRGSFGGGDGYNGFGDGGNYGGGPGYGSRGGYGGGGGPGYGNPGGGYGGGGGGYDGYNEGGNFGGGNYGGSGNYNDFGNYSGQQQSNYGPMKGGGSFGGRSSGSPYGGGYGSGSGSGGYGGRRF; encoded by the exons ATGGCTGCtcttaaggaagagagagatgTGGAAGACtacaagagaaaaggaagacGATCCTCACAG AAATACCGTAGACTGAATAAG GGCCATGAGCCTAAGGAGCCAGAGCAGTTGAGAAAGCTGTTCATTGGAGGTCTGAGCTTTGAAACAACAGATGATAGCTTGAGAGAACACTTTGAAAAATGGGGCACACTCACGGACTGTGTG GTGATGAGAGACCCACAAACAAAACGTTCCAGAGGCTTTGGCTTTGTGACTTACTCTTGTGTGGAAGAGGTGGATGCTGCCATGAGTGCTCGACCACATAAGGTCGATGGACGCGTGGTTGAACCAAAGAGAGCAGTTTCAAGGGAG GATTCTGTAAAACCTGGGGCACatctcacagtaaagaaaatatttgttggtGGAATTAAAGAAGATACAGAAGAATATAACTTAAGGGagtactttgaaaaatatggCAAGATTGAAACCATCGAAGTCATGGAAGACAGGCAAAGCGGAAAGAAAAGAGGCTTCGCTTTTGTAACTTTTGATGATCATGATACAGTTGATAAAATTGTTG TTCAGAAATATCATACTATAAATGGACATAACTGTGAAGTGAAAAAAGCACTCTCAAAACAAGAGATGCAGACTGCTAGCTCTCAGAGAG caaaatattttgtaggtCGTGGGGGTGGCTCAGGCAATTTCATGGGTCGTGGAAATTTTGGAGGCGGTGGAGGAAACTTTGGCCGAGGAGGAAACTTTGGTGGAAGAG GCGGAtatgggggtggtggtggcggtggtgggAGCAGAGGAAGCTTTGGGGGTGGTGACGGATACAATGGATTTGGTGATG GTGGTAACTATGGAGGTGGTCCTGGGTATGGCAGCAGAGGAGGTtatggtggtggtggaggaccAGGATATGGAAACCCAGGTGGTGGAtatggaggtggaggaggaggatatGATGGCTACAACGAAGGAGGAAATTTTGGAGGTG gTAATTATGGTGGCAGTGGAAACTACAATGATTTTGGCAATTACAGTGGACAGCAGCAGTCTAACTATGGTCCCATGAAAGGTGGTGGCAGCTTTGGTGGTAGAAGTTCAGGCAGTCCCTATGGTG GTGGTTATGGATCTGGAAGTGGAAGTGGGGGCTATGGTGGTAGAAGATTCTAA
- the HNRNPA3 gene encoding heterogeneous nuclear ribonucleoprotein A3 isoform X5: protein MAALKEERDVEDYKRKGRRSSQQKYRRLNKGHEPKEPEQLRKLFIGGLSFETTDDSLREHFEKWGTLTDCVVMRDPQTKRSRGFGFVTYSCVEEVDAAMSARPHKVDGRVVEPKRAVSREDSVKPGAHLTVKKIFVGGIKEDTEEYNLREYFEKYGKIETIEVMEDRQSGKKRGFAFVTFDDHDTVDKIVVQKYHTINGHNCEVKKALSKQEMQTASSQRGRGGGSGNFMGRGNFGGGGGNFGRGGNFGGRGGYGGGGGGGGSRGSFGGGDGYNGFGDGGNYGGGPGYGSRGGYGGGGGPGYGNPGGGYGGGGGGYDGYNEGGNFGGNYGGSGNYNDFGNYSGQQQSNYGPMKGGGSFGGRSSGSPYGGGYGSGSGSGGYGGRRF from the exons ATGGCTGCtcttaaggaagagagagatgTGGAAGACtacaagagaaaaggaagacGATCCTCACAG CAGAAATACCGTAGACTGAATAAG GGCCATGAGCCTAAGGAGCCAGAGCAGTTGAGAAAGCTGTTCATTGGAGGTCTGAGCTTTGAAACAACAGATGATAGCTTGAGAGAACACTTTGAAAAATGGGGCACACTCACGGACTGTGTG GTGATGAGAGACCCACAAACAAAACGTTCCAGAGGCTTTGGCTTTGTGACTTACTCTTGTGTGGAAGAGGTGGATGCTGCCATGAGTGCTCGACCACATAAGGTCGATGGACGCGTGGTTGAACCAAAGAGAGCAGTTTCAAGGGAG GATTCTGTAAAACCTGGGGCACatctcacagtaaagaaaatatttgttggtGGAATTAAAGAAGATACAGAAGAATATAACTTAAGGGagtactttgaaaaatatggCAAGATTGAAACCATCGAAGTCATGGAAGACAGGCAAAGCGGAAAGAAAAGAGGCTTCGCTTTTGTAACTTTTGATGATCATGATACAGTTGATAAAATTGTTG TTCAGAAATATCATACTATAAATGGACATAACTGTGAAGTGAAAAAAGCACTCTCAAAACAAGAGATGCAGACTGCTAGCTCTCAGAGAG gtCGTGGGGGTGGCTCAGGCAATTTCATGGGTCGTGGAAATTTTGGAGGCGGTGGAGGAAACTTTGGCCGAGGAGGAAACTTTGGTGGAAGAG GCGGAtatgggggtggtggtggcggtggtgggAGCAGAGGAAGCTTTGGGGGTGGTGACGGATACAATGGATTTGGTGATG GTGGTAACTATGGAGGTGGTCCTGGGTATGGCAGCAGAGGAGGTtatggtggtggtggaggaccAGGATATGGAAACCCAGGTGGTGGAtatggaggtggaggaggaggatatGATGGCTACAACGAAGGAGGAAATTTTGGAG gTAATTATGGTGGCAGTGGAAACTACAATGATTTTGGCAATTACAGTGGACAGCAGCAGTCTAACTATGGTCCCATGAAAGGTGGTGGCAGCTTTGGTGGTAGAAGTTCAGGCAGTCCCTATGGTG GTGGTTATGGATCTGGAAGTGGAAGTGGGGGCTATGGTGGTAGAAGATTCTAA
- the HNRNPA3 gene encoding heterogeneous nuclear ribonucleoprotein A3 isoform X4, producing the protein MAALKEERDVEDYKRKGRRSSQQKYRRLNKGHEPKEPEQLRKLFIGGLSFETTDDSLREHFEKWGTLTDCVVMRDPQTKRSRGFGFVTYSCVEEVDAAMSARPHKVDGRVVEPKRAVSREDSVKPGAHLTVKKIFVGGIKEDTEEYNLREYFEKYGKIETIEVMEDRQSGKKRGFAFVTFDDHDTVDKIVVQKYHTINGHNCEVKKALSKQEMQTASSQRGRGGGSGNFMGRGNFGGGGGNFGRGGNFGGRGGYGGGGGGGGSRGSFGGGDGYNGFGDGGNYGGGPGYGSRGGYGGGGGPGYGNPGGGYGGGGGGYDGYNEGGNFGGGNYGGSGNYNDFGNYSGQQQSNYGPMKGGGSFGGRSSGSPYGGGYGSGSGSGGYGGRRF; encoded by the exons ATGGCTGCtcttaaggaagagagagatgTGGAAGACtacaagagaaaaggaagacGATCCTCACAG CAGAAATACCGTAGACTGAATAAG GGCCATGAGCCTAAGGAGCCAGAGCAGTTGAGAAAGCTGTTCATTGGAGGTCTGAGCTTTGAAACAACAGATGATAGCTTGAGAGAACACTTTGAAAAATGGGGCACACTCACGGACTGTGTG GTGATGAGAGACCCACAAACAAAACGTTCCAGAGGCTTTGGCTTTGTGACTTACTCTTGTGTGGAAGAGGTGGATGCTGCCATGAGTGCTCGACCACATAAGGTCGATGGACGCGTGGTTGAACCAAAGAGAGCAGTTTCAAGGGAG GATTCTGTAAAACCTGGGGCACatctcacagtaaagaaaatatttgttggtGGAATTAAAGAAGATACAGAAGAATATAACTTAAGGGagtactttgaaaaatatggCAAGATTGAAACCATCGAAGTCATGGAAGACAGGCAAAGCGGAAAGAAAAGAGGCTTCGCTTTTGTAACTTTTGATGATCATGATACAGTTGATAAAATTGTTG TTCAGAAATATCATACTATAAATGGACATAACTGTGAAGTGAAAAAAGCACTCTCAAAACAAGAGATGCAGACTGCTAGCTCTCAGAGAG gtCGTGGGGGTGGCTCAGGCAATTTCATGGGTCGTGGAAATTTTGGAGGCGGTGGAGGAAACTTTGGCCGAGGAGGAAACTTTGGTGGAAGAG GCGGAtatgggggtggtggtggcggtggtgggAGCAGAGGAAGCTTTGGGGGTGGTGACGGATACAATGGATTTGGTGATG GTGGTAACTATGGAGGTGGTCCTGGGTATGGCAGCAGAGGAGGTtatggtggtggtggaggaccAGGATATGGAAACCCAGGTGGTGGAtatggaggtggaggaggaggatatGATGGCTACAACGAAGGAGGAAATTTTGGAGGTG gTAATTATGGTGGCAGTGGAAACTACAATGATTTTGGCAATTACAGTGGACAGCAGCAGTCTAACTATGGTCCCATGAAAGGTGGTGGCAGCTTTGGTGGTAGAAGTTCAGGCAGTCCCTATGGTG GTGGTTATGGATCTGGAAGTGGAAGTGGGGGCTATGGTGGTAGAAGATTCTAA